From a region of the Pseudodesulfovibrio senegalensis genome:
- a CDS encoding sigma-54 interaction domain-containing protein, with the protein MQREYRVKIYLLIPVIFTGLSLIALIGAYEITDYVRRAGQEPFRFVVYWALIIISLCGAVSILVARRIMRPLERFIDRVERNSIFRASRTRGQTQAQPEQPEAQRPADEFSRMTQVFDHLSEILDVIEARELFPSIVGQSPAMRAVMAQVKSVAQSDATVLLLGESGVGKDLVARTMHDMSPRRDHPMVSLNCAAIPEGLLESELFGHERGAFTGAHERRLGKFELADKGTLFLDEIGDMPLSTQAKLLRVLQDKTFERVGGNRPIRTDIRIIAATNQDLSERIRDQRFREDLYYRINVVRIPIPPMRERHGDVVLLAHHFLALHGQEYSIDDKALNALSLYAWPGNVRELANVMERAAILCDGVVKMEHLPPELLNLQQSGSKDGAELLPADERHGAQATDNPLADALPFSDSLDEHLARVEKDMIRRALKQTGGVQVRAAELLGIKDRSMWHRVKKHGIVVGKMENAKK; encoded by the coding sequence ATGCAACGGGAATACCGCGTCAAGATATACCTTCTCATTCCGGTCATTTTTACCGGATTGTCACTCATCGCCCTGATCGGAGCGTATGAGATCACCGACTATGTTCGCAGGGCAGGGCAGGAACCTTTCCGTTTTGTTGTATACTGGGCGCTGATCATCATCTCCCTGTGCGGGGCAGTGAGCATACTGGTGGCCCGGCGCATCATGCGGCCGCTGGAGCGATTCATTGACCGTGTCGAGCGCAACAGCATATTCCGGGCCTCGCGAACCCGCGGGCAAACGCAGGCCCAACCCGAACAACCTGAGGCGCAACGCCCTGCCGACGAGTTCAGCCGCATGACACAGGTGTTCGATCACCTGTCTGAAATTCTTGATGTAATCGAGGCTCGGGAACTGTTTCCCTCCATCGTGGGCCAGAGTCCGGCCATGCGCGCGGTCATGGCCCAGGTGAAGAGCGTGGCACAATCCGATGCCACGGTTCTGCTGCTCGGCGAATCCGGTGTGGGGAAGGACCTTGTGGCCCGTACCATGCACGACATGAGCCCGCGGCGGGACCATCCCATGGTCAGCCTCAATTGCGCCGCCATTCCCGAGGGGTTGCTGGAAAGTGAGTTGTTCGGCCATGAAAGGGGTGCATTTACCGGCGCACACGAACGTCGGTTGGGCAAATTCGAATTGGCGGACAAGGGGACGCTGTTTCTGGACGAGATAGGCGACATGCCGCTGTCCACCCAGGCAAAGCTGCTACGGGTTCTTCAGGATAAAACGTTTGAACGAGTCGGCGGAAACCGGCCCATACGCACCGACATCCGCATTATCGCGGCCACCAATCAGGACTTGTCCGAACGTATCAGGGATCAACGTTTTCGTGAGGATCTCTATTACCGCATCAATGTCGTGCGGATTCCCATCCCGCCCATGCGCGAGCGGCACGGGGACGTGGTTTTGCTGGCCCATCATTTCCTTGCGCTGCATGGACAGGAATATTCCATCGATGACAAGGCATTGAACGCATTGAGCCTGTATGCGTGGCCGGGCAATGTCCGCGAATTGGCCAATGTCATGGAACGGGCCGCAATTTTGTGTGACGGGGTGGTGAAAATGGAGCACCTTCCCCCGGAGCTGCTGAATCTGCAGCAGAGCGGCAGCAAGGACGGAGCCGAACTTCTGCCTGCGGACGAGCGCCACGGCGCACAGGCCACGGACAATCCCCTTGCCGACGCCCTGCCGTTCAGCGATTCCCTGGATGAGCATCTGGCCCGAGTGGAAAAGGACATGATCCGTCGTGCGTTGAAACAGACAGGCGGGGTTCAGGTGCGTGCCGCCGAGCTTCTGGGCATCAAGGACAGAAGTATGTGGCACCGGGTGAAAAAACATGGCATTGTGGTAGGGAAAATGGAAAACGCCAAAAAATGA
- a CDS encoding type II secretion system protein, which produces MNRKQEQRKGGFTLIELITVLVILGILAAVITPKYFDLRDSARQKAADAAVAEGIARFNLAYAQQLLANDGAAPTASQTTVDDMLDLTNSRVDLGDYWLEYTFGTVSGDDQVQIDAYGEDENGNIDTTTGVLASNNATWPEN; this is translated from the coding sequence ATGAACAGGAAACAGGAACAGCGCAAGGGCGGCTTCACCCTGATCGAACTCATCACCGTGCTGGTCATTCTCGGTATTCTGGCCGCAGTGATCACTCCCAAGTATTTCGACCTGCGCGACAGCGCCCGTCAGAAGGCCGCCGATGCGGCTGTGGCCGAAGGCATTGCCCGTTTCAATCTGGCCTATGCCCAGCAACTGCTGGCCAACGACGGAGCTGCACCGACCGCAAGCCAGACCACCGTGGACGATATGCTCGACCTGACCAATAGCCGTGTGGATCTGGGCGACTACTGGCTCGAGTATACCTTTGGCACCGTCAGCGGCGACGATCAGGTACAGATTGACGCCTATGGCGAAGATGAAAACGGCAACATCGACACCACCACCGGGGTGCTGGCGTCCAACAACGCTACCTGGCCGGAAAATTAG
- a CDS encoding type II secretion system protein produces the protein MNKHRCRAFTIIELITVLVVLGILAAVIAPRFFDLQEDARLRAAEGAVAEGISRFRMSYENYQLATNGREPSQDSSGFTDVMGFAPDTDVDVGDYVLQYHLGSGGSAEIIEIRAYSKAEDGSAGNLLTSHNATWPEH, from the coding sequence ATGAATAAGCACAGGTGCAGGGCTTTCACCATTATCGAGTTGATAACGGTGCTTGTGGTGCTCGGAATTCTGGCCGCCGTCATTGCGCCTCGGTTTTTCGATCTGCAGGAGGATGCCCGGCTTCGCGCAGCCGAAGGTGCCGTTGCCGAGGGCATTTCCCGTTTTCGCATGTCCTATGAAAACTATCAGCTTGCCACCAACGGCCGGGAACCTTCGCAGGACAGTTCGGGCTTTACCGATGTGATGGGATTCGCCCCGGACACGGATGTGGATGTGGGTGACTATGTGCTGCAATACCATCTGGGCTCGGGCGGCAGTGCGGAAATCATTGAAATCCGTGCCTATTCCAAGGCCGAGGACGGGAGTGCAGGCAATCTGCTGACTTCCCACAATGCCACGTGGCCCGAGCATTGA
- a CDS encoding type IV pilus twitching motility protein PilT, with protein sequence MAQINAFFKMLNELGGSDLHLSSGSQPMLRIRGELQRVKFPELNSQELQGMLYEITPEPKIKEFEETGDVDFGFDVPGLARYRVNFFRQLHGVSAVFRQIPSSVMSLDDLAMPEVLKDLVMLPKGLVLVTGPTGSGKSTTLAAMIDYANRKRKDHIITIEDPVEFVHTPVSCLINQREVGRDTKSFKAALRGALREDPDIILVGEMRDYETIALALEAAETGHLVLSTLHTISAPKTVDRVIEVFPEEMQAQVRAGFADSLKAVISQTLFRRVDKPERVAAQEILIGVPAVRNLIRENKNHQLPSVLQTGRHHGMQTLDDEIDRLLRHGMISPEDAYRNAVDKNRFASGVGMDTLGDLG encoded by the coding sequence ATGGCGCAGATCAATGCCTTTTTCAAGATGCTCAATGAGCTTGGCGGGTCGGACCTGCATTTGAGCAGCGGTTCTCAACCCATGCTGCGGATTCGCGGCGAGTTGCAGCGTGTCAAGTTTCCGGAATTGAACAGCCAGGAATTGCAGGGCATGCTCTACGAAATCACGCCGGAGCCGAAGATCAAGGAATTCGAGGAAACCGGGGATGTTGATTTCGGATTCGATGTGCCGGGGCTGGCGCGATACCGGGTCAATTTTTTCCGCCAGCTGCACGGTGTCTCCGCAGTGTTTCGTCAGATTCCCAGCTCGGTCATGAGCCTCGACGATCTCGCCATGCCGGAGGTGCTCAAGGATCTGGTCATGTTGCCCAAGGGACTGGTGCTGGTGACAGGGCCCACCGGCAGCGGCAAATCCACCACGCTGGCAGCCATGATCGACTACGCCAACCGCAAGCGCAAGGACCACATCATCACCATCGAGGATCCGGTGGAATTCGTGCATACGCCGGTGAGCTGTCTCATCAACCAGCGAGAAGTTGGCCGCGACACCAAGAGTTTCAAGGCGGCTCTGCGCGGTGCCCTGCGCGAGGATCCGGACATTATCCTTGTGGGCGAAATGCGGGACTACGAGACCATCGCCCTTGCTCTGGAGGCCGCCGAGACCGGACATCTGGTGCTCTCCACGCTGCACACCATTTCCGCGCCAAAAACCGTGGACAGGGTCATCGAGGTCTTTCCCGAGGAAATGCAGGCACAGGTCCGGGCCGGTTTTGCGGACTCGTTGAAGGCTGTCATTTCCCAGACACTTTTCCGGCGCGTGGACAAACCCGAGCGTGTGGCCGCACAGGAGATTCTCATCGGCGTTCCCGCTGTCCGCAACCTGATTCGCGAAAACAAGAACCACCAGCTTCCTTCCGTGCTCCAGACCGGCAGGCACCACGGCATGCAGACATTGGATGACGAAATAGACAGGCTGCTGCGTCATGGCATGATTTCGCCGGAGGACGCTTACCGCAACGCCGTGGACAAGAACCGTTTTGCCTCGGGCGTGGGCATGGATACGCTGGGCGATCTGGGGTAG
- a CDS encoding type IV pilus twitching motility protein PilT, with product MDFDRQSVDAIMRQVLQHDEDVSDVLITAGRPLQAEVNGALQSVPLNQDPGVFGPAETKAFAVALMGGNRRWHRQLMSSGACDFSYSVAGKARFRVNIFKQRGTLAVIMRKLPASVPTMESFGLPQVFADMATEQSGLVLVTGSTGTGKSNSLAALVDRINDTRAVHILTLEDPVEFAHRHKKATVNQRELGVDFDTFANGLRAAFRQSPKVILVGEIRDRETMDIVLQAAGTGHLVLSTLHTTDAGSTINRILGLFDSSEERIVRMKLAESLRCIVSQRLLPDVEHGRVAAFEILRSTMRIRELILNGESGEKTFYNVLAESGPHGMQTFDQHFFQLYKQGRITEETALLSASDRALLKRMIDELKSARGESVSDLVLEGLEESGNDDDLTGGLGR from the coding sequence ATGGATTTCGACAGGCAAAGCGTCGACGCGATCATGCGGCAGGTGCTTCAGCACGACGAAGATGTTTCCGACGTGCTGATCACAGCAGGCAGACCATTGCAGGCCGAAGTGAACGGGGCGTTGCAAAGTGTGCCCCTGAACCAGGACCCCGGCGTGTTCGGTCCGGCCGAGACCAAAGCCTTTGCCGTGGCCCTCATGGGGGGCAACAGGCGCTGGCACCGCCAGCTCATGAGCAGCGGCGCCTGCGATTTTTCCTATTCCGTTGCCGGCAAGGCTCGCTTTCGTGTCAATATTTTCAAGCAGCGTGGTACCTTGGCCGTAATCATGCGCAAGCTGCCGGCTTCGGTGCCCACAATGGAGAGTTTCGGACTGCCGCAGGTTTTTGCGGACATGGCCACCGAACAGAGCGGACTGGTGCTGGTAACCGGCAGCACCGGGACCGGAAAATCCAACTCACTTGCCGCGTTGGTGGACCGCATCAACGATACCCGCGCCGTGCATATCCTCACGCTGGAAGATCCGGTGGAATTTGCGCACCGTCACAAGAAAGCCACCGTGAACCAGCGGGAACTCGGGGTGGATTTCGATACCTTTGCCAACGGGCTGCGCGCAGCGTTTCGCCAATCCCCCAAGGTCATTCTCGTGGGGGAAATACGCGATCGCGAGACCATGGACATCGTTCTGCAAGCGGCCGGTACCGGGCATCTGGTGCTGTCCACGCTGCACACCACGGACGCGGGGTCCACAATCAACCGCATACTCGGCCTGTTCGACAGCTCCGAAGAACGCATCGTGCGCATGAAGCTGGCCGAAAGCCTGCGTTGCATCGTTTCTCAACGATTGCTGCCGGATGTTGAACACGGGCGCGTCGCAGCGTTCGAGATACTGCGCAGCACAATGCGCATTCGCGAACTCATTCTCAACGGCGAGTCAGGAGAAAAGACGTTCTACAACGTTCTGGCCGAGAGCGGGCCGCACGGCATGCAGACCTTTGACCAGCATTTTTTCCAGCTCTACAAGCAGGGGCGCATAACCGAAGAGACGGCCCTGCTTTCGGCCAGCGACCGCGCACTGCTCAAACGCATGATCGACGAACTCAAGTCCGCGCGGGGAGAATCCGTGAGCGATCTGGTGCTGGAAGGGCTTGAAGAATCCGGAAACGATGACGACCTTACGGGCGGCCTTGGACGCTGA
- a CDS encoding diguanylate cyclase domain-containing protein gives MAIIIVDDTETSRNYLEILLRNDGLSDLVTCESYDQTRAVLDACPQSNTTVALIIMDINMPGTDGIEATRRIKVDPAYSDVPIIMVSAMTDETILEQAFEVGATDYISKPVNRVELRARVRAALRLFSETEKRKKRERELERLTAELQELSHHDGLTGVPNRRWLDATLEKEWKRALREEKPLSIMITDIDFFKNYNDSLGHLQGDSCLKGVAECIRRSIRRPADFMARYGGEEFMVVLPDTTSKGAQSVAVLIQYNLERSDIAHPASTISDRITVSTGIATATPSADSNPQDLVALADKMLYQAKNKGRNRIEMMTV, from the coding sequence ATGGCTATCATCATAGTTGACGACACCGAAACCTCGCGCAACTACCTTGAAATACTGTTGCGTAACGACGGACTTTCGGATCTTGTTACCTGCGAATCCTACGACCAGACGCGCGCGGTGCTGGACGCCTGCCCCCAAAGCAACACAACCGTTGCCCTGATCATCATGGATATCAACATGCCCGGCACCGACGGCATCGAAGCCACCCGGCGCATCAAGGTAGACCCGGCCTACAGCGACGTGCCCATCATCATGGTTTCGGCCATGACAGATGAAACCATTCTGGAGCAGGCCTTCGAGGTCGGAGCCACGGATTACATCAGCAAACCCGTCAACCGCGTGGAACTCCGCGCCCGTGTTCGTGCGGCCCTCCGGCTGTTTTCGGAAACGGAAAAACGCAAGAAACGGGAAAGGGAACTGGAGCGACTGACCGCAGAACTGCAGGAGCTTTCCCACCATGACGGTCTGACCGGAGTGCCCAACCGACGCTGGCTCGACGCCACGCTGGAAAAGGAGTGGAAACGGGCGTTACGTGAGGAAAAACCCTTGTCCATCATGATCACCGACATTGATTTCTTCAAAAATTACAACGACTCTCTCGGTCATCTGCAAGGGGATTCATGCCTCAAGGGCGTCGCGGAATGCATACGCCGCTCAATCCGGCGTCCGGCGGACTTCATGGCCCGGTACGGAGGTGAGGAGTTCATGGTGGTCTTGCCCGACACCACGTCAAAAGGAGCACAAAGCGTTGCCGTACTCATCCAGTACAATCTGGAACGCAGCGACATCGCCCACCCCGCCTCCACCATTTCGGACAGAATCACGGTCAGCACCGGCATCGCCACAGCCACGCCATCGGCGGATTCCAATCCACAAGACCTGGTGGCGTTGGCGGACAAGATGCTCTACCAGGCAAAAAACAAGGGAAGAAACAGGATAGAAATGATGACGGTATGA
- a CDS encoding DUF1318 domain-containing protein, with amino-acid sequence MNALKNIVLIVVLVAACGCTLAKVQVDVASERTTLENQVLGSYNALNRQAMLTASVRGVDPLGQVQPPATMSAGAQDAVDAMQVIAFHADDVDAFKQLGWVGEANDGLLQAFAMERENVPDELADFVSRYSREEFDSVVLAVNNARMTTMRRVVETNADLDADDMERVQAVFGSLNAENALSGERIQGADGRWTVKQ; translated from the coding sequence ATGAACGCCCTGAAGAATATTGTCTTGATCGTGGTGCTGGTTGCCGCATGCGGATGCACGCTGGCCAAGGTGCAGGTGGATGTGGCCAGCGAACGGACCACGCTGGAAAATCAGGTGCTTGGCTCATACAACGCCCTGAACCGACAGGCCATGCTTACGGCTTCTGTGCGCGGCGTTGATCCGTTGGGGCAGGTGCAGCCGCCCGCGACCATGAGCGCCGGAGCGCAGGATGCCGTGGACGCCATGCAGGTGATCGCCTTTCATGCCGACGACGTGGATGCTTTCAAACAGCTCGGCTGGGTGGGCGAGGCCAATGACGGCCTGTTGCAGGCTTTTGCCATGGAGCGCGAAAATGTTCCTGACGAACTGGCCGACTTCGTAAGCCGTTACAGTCGCGAGGAATTTGATTCGGTTGTGCTGGCCGTGAACAATGCCCGCATGACGACCATGCGCCGTGTGGTGGAGACCAACGCGGATCTGGATGCCGACGACATGGAGCGGGTGCAGGCCGTGTTCGGCTCCCTGAACGCGGAAAACGCCCTGTCCGGTGAACGCATACAGGGTGCGGACGGCCGATGGACGGTGAAGCAATGA